From the Thermosynechococcus sp. genome, the window CCCGCGATTGTCTATTGGCAGGGAATTGTGCAGGCAGTTCTCATTCCCATGGTTGTCTCCCCTCTGGTGGCGATCGCCGTCGGCCTGAGTTTCATGACCCTTGTCGAGCAATGGCTGCAATGGCAAGACATTCCCCCAGAACACTGGCAACGGTTGCAGATGCTCTCCGGTGCCTTGATGGCTGTGGCCCATGGGGCCAATGATGCTCAAAAAACCATGGGGGTAATCACCCTCGCCCTTGTGGGTTGGGGAAAACTGTCGCCAGAGGCGGGGGTGCCCTGCTGGGTCATTGCTGCCTGTGCTCTAGCGATCGCGATCGGAACCTATGGCGGCGGCGAGCGCATTATCCACACCACGGGGGAGAAAATTACCTCCCTTGACCCTGTGAGTGGCTGCTTAGCTAACCTGAGTGCCGCCTTGACAGTCGGAGCCGCTAGTCTAGTCGGCTTTCCCGTCAGTACCACACAAGTCGTGGTGGGGGCGATTACGGGTGCCGGGTATCGCCATCAAGGGAAAGTGAACTGGCAAGTGTGGGGCCAAATTTTCATGGCATGGCTGCTGACGTTTCCCGGTGCAGCCCTGCTGGCGATGGCAATCTCTTTTTTTCTGGCGCAACTTTAAGCCAAACTCAGGAAACCTGCGTGGGTTGTCTCCGTTGGGCATACTCCCGAAAGCGCTCGAGATCCGCTTGCAGTGTACTTTCAACTACCCGACCCAAGAACAGGCGATCCATCATTTGTGCCAAGACCCCCGGAATGGCATAGGAGACCGAGAGCTTGACAATGGTGCTGCCCTGGCGATCGTAAAAGCGAATGGCCCCCCGATTGGGGAGGCCATCCACGGACTCCCACTGAATAATTTGGTGCTTTACTTGGCGGCAAATGCGCGATCGCCAGCTAAAGTGCCAGTTTCCCGTGGCCAATGTCCAGCGGGATAGCGTGGGGTCCTCAGCGGTGATGACCACCGATTCAATCCACTTCATCCACAGGGGCATTTTCTCCAGATCGGACCACAGGGCCCAGACGCGATCAACATCGGCGGCCACCTCAATCTGCACCGTGTGCTCTAACCAAGCCATGGGTGACCTCCTGCCAAAATCGCCTGGGCGGCTTGTCGTCCGGACATCGTCGCGCCCTCCATACTGTCAATGTAGTCCTGCTGCGTGTAGCTGCCCGCCAAGTAAAAGTTAGGAACAGGCGTCTTTTGGGGTGGCCGATAGGGATCCATGCCGGGGGCTTCGCGATAGAGGGACTGCGCTAATTTAACGACACTGTACCATGTCATGTTGAGATGGCGCGACGACGGGAAAAGCTCATGGACTTGCCGCAACACGTGTTGGGCAATCTCGGCATTGCTGGCCTTAATGAAGGGATCACCGGGGGTGAGCACCACTTGCAGCAGGGAGCCTTGGCCTTCGCGATAGTAATCCGCAGGGCTAGTGAGGGCCAAATCGGCAAAGCAGGAAAAATCGGCATCGGCGGTGTACAGCAGGTTATCAATACCCGTTGCCGCCACCTGTTTTTGTTTACTGGGGTCTTGCAGTTCCGTAACCCAGCCATCAAATCGCAGTTGGACCGTGGCCACCGGCACCGCTTCGAGCTTAAAGATGTTGTCGAAGGTTGGGTGCGATCGCCACGCTGGCGGAATCAGGCGCTGAATCCCCGGCACATCACAGGCACAGAGATAGGCATCTGCCGTTACAATTTCCAACTGCTCCCCCAGGGGAATCACCAAACCTTCCACGTACCAAGTCCTTGGATCCTGGCCGCGAAAGAGAATTTCCCTCACCCGCCGCCGCAGGTGAATCTTAGCCCCCCGCGCTTCAATGTAGTTCACCAAAGGCTTGAGCAAGTACTCCGCCGGTGAGCCCTTGAGCATATTCAGCCGCGAGGCGGTGGTCTTGGCGGCAAACATCATAAAGATCGTCAGCATGCAGCGAGCGGACATGTGCTCGGTATCAATGAAACCCAAAGCGTAGGAAATGGGATTCCAAAGACGTTTGAGGCTATTTTCTGAACCGCCATGGCGGCGAAACCACTCGGCAAAACTCATGCGATCTAGGGCACGGATTTGGCGCATCGCCCCTTCATAATCCACAAGACCGCGAACAATGGGACTGGTACCCAGGGCAATGGCATTAAAGAATTTATCGGCCACTGAGAGTTGACTGGTCGTAAAGAAGGCCTTGAGACCGTTGAAGGGAGCCCCCAAGGGAAAGCGAAAATCCAGTTCTCCCACCTGAGCGCCACGATTAATAAATGTGTGGGTATGTGCCTTGGGCAGGAGGTTGGCGATCGCCCCCACCTTGGTCATCAATTCAAAGAGATTGGCGTAGTTGTAAAAGAAAACATGCAACCCCATCTCAATGTGGTTGCCCTCAGCATCTTGCCAACTGCTGACTTTGCCCCCCACAAAGGGACGGGATTCATAGATTTCAACACTGTGACCGGCATCCACCAAATCCACTGCGGCGGCTAGGCCAGCCAGCCCTGCACCAACAATGACAACCCGCATCGGTAATCCCAGAAAACTTTACAGATTTTAACATTTTTCGCCCCGCCGCTGGTTTCCTGCGCGTTAAGAAACTTGGCAGAGACCCTTGCCCCCGCGAACCCTCATCTATGATCAAGGTAAGTTGCAGTTTTTGAATCGCTCACGCTCACGGTGTGCTTATGGCTACGCGTCGTGTCCTTGCCTTTCCCCTCTGGCAGTATTTGAACCAACGGCTATTCAGTCCAGGCTTTACCCTGAATCCCAAACGGTTCTGGCGGCAGTATTACGATGCTTACCTCGAACGCTGCTGGCAAAAGGACTGCGCCTCCAAGGAAGAACCCTCCTGTTAGTCGTTTTAATCGTTTTAATCATTCCACAGGTTCGCTAAAATGAGATAGCTCACTTTCCCGATCAAGATTAGGGACTTTTAGCCGTCATCATTTTGGTTACCTTCACCTGTGGGAAGACAGAAATACTATGGTTGCTTCGCCCCCGTCTGCCGATGCTGCACTAAAACGCTCAAAAATTGAAACGCTCAAGGAACAGAGCCAACATCTGCGAGAGCCTGTGGCCACAGAATTACTGGAACCAACGAATCGTTTTAGTGAAGAGGGTGTACAGATCCTCAAGTTTCATGGCTCCTATCAGCAGGACAATCGCGATAACCGCGTCAAAGGGCAGGAAAAAGACTACCAGTTCATGCTGCGCACCCGCAGTCCAGCTGGTTATATTCCGCCCCAGCTCTACTTGACCCTGGATCGCTTGGCAGATGAGTATGGCAACCACACCCTGCGAGCCACCACCCGCCAAGGGTTTCAATTGCATGGCATTCTCAAGAAGAATCTAAAAGCGGCGATCGCCGCCATTGTTCGCAACATGGGATCGACGTTGGGGGCCTGCGGTGATTTGAACCGCAATGTTATGGCGCCCCCCGCCCCCTTTCGCGATCGCCCGGAATATACCCTTGCCTATGAGTATGCCCACCGCATTGCCGATCTCCTAACACCCCAAACGGGTGCCTACTACGAGATTTGGCTCGATGGAGAAAAAGTGATCTCCGCCGAAGAGCACCCCGAGGTCAAGGCGGCACGGCAACGTAATAGCAATGGCACCATTTTCCCGAATAACGAAGAGCCAATCTACGGCGATCACTATATGCCCCGCAAATTTAAGTGCTGCGTCACGGTGCCGGGGGATAACTCGGTGGATCTTTTCTCCCAAGATTTGACGCTGGTGGTGATCACCGACCCCCAGGGGCAGCTTGAGGGTTTTAACATCTATGCCGGGGGTGGCTTGGGGCGCACCCACAACAAAGAAGAGACCTTTGCCCGCATGGCCGATGAAATTGGCTTTGTGCGAGCGGCAGATGTCTATGAGGCGGTGAAGGCCATTGTGGCGACACAGCGGGATTATGGCGATCGCTATAATCGGCGCCACGCCCGTTTGAAATACCTGATCCACGATTGGGGGGTCGAAAAATTCAAGGCTAAGGTGGAGGAATACTTTGGCAAACCCCTCGAACCCTTTCGCCCACTGCCACCGTGGCGCTATCAGGACTTTTTGGGCTGGCACCCCCAAGGGGATGGCAAATTCTTCTATGGCTTGTCCATTGCCAATGGCCGCATCCTGGATCGGGGGAACTTCAAACTCAAGTCGGCCCTCAGGAAAATCGTTGAGGACTTTCATCTCCCCCTGCGGGTGACGCCCCACCAAAATCTGCTCCTGTGCGATGTCTCTCCCGAGCAACAGGCTGCGATTCAGCACCTCCTTGAGCAGCACGGCGTTCGGGATGTCAGCACCATTGATCCCCTCGAACGCTATAGCATGGCCTGCCCGGCATTGCCCACCTGTGGCTTGGCCATTACCGAATCGGAACGGGCGATGCCGGGGGTACTGGAGCGGATCCGCCGCCTCATGGATCGGCTGGGACTGAAGGACGAACATTTTGTGATTCGGATGACAGGGTGTCCCAATGGCTGTGCCCGTCCCTACTTGGCGGAATTGGGCTTTGTCGGCATTGTCCCCGGCGCCTATCAAATTTGGTTAGGGGGGAGTCCTGATCAAACCCGCTTGGCGGAGGTCTACATTGAGCGGTTACCTATTGCCGAACTGGAAACGGCCCTAGAGCCATTGCTGGTCTTTTATCGCGATCGCCGGCAGCGGGGAGAATCCTTTGGTGACTTTTGCCATCGGGTTGGTTTTGCAGCCTTGCGACAGTTTGCGGCAAATTACGTGCCCCCTGCCACAACAAAGCGCTATCGCGTGGATGTGCGGGCTGATCAATACCAACAACTCAAGGAATTGGCAGCAGCGCAGGGCAGGTCTCTAGCGGCGGTGACCCGTGAAGCCATTCAGCATTACCTTGAGCAATCGCGGCAAAACAAGCAAGGATAGGATGCCTATCGGCTATAATGAGGAATCGCCAAATAGGGCGGCATAGCCAAGTGGTAAGGCAGAGGTCTGCAAAACCTTTATTCCCCGGTTCGAATCCGGGTGCCGCCTTCCTTCCCTTAGGTTGCCGTTTCAAGCTGCTGCTCAAGCCAATCTAAGAGTCGATGGATACCCCAGCAGTAGTCTGGATCGCCCCAAAGGCGTTGGCACTTGCGATCGCTGGTAAAACCCACGTGACCCCCCTGTTCGGTCAGCAGTAGGGTAAGGGCAGGATTGCCTTCGGCAATTGTGAGCAGCTCGGACACAAGACAGGGATCAAATAGGGGATCATCAGCGGCATAGAGAATCCATAGGGGTATTTTCAGTTGGGGCAGCAGCGGTAAGGGACTGCTGGCAGCGTAGTACTCAGCCACACTGCTAAAGCCAAGGCGGTCAATGACTAGGGCAGCATCAAAACCGGCAATGGTGTCAATCTTGGCAATGGTGTTGAGGTCAAAGCTCTGAGGATGCAAGCGATGGAGGCGGCAAGCCAAGTGTCGGAGTTGACGGCTGATGGCGCGTTCAAATTGCCGTCCCCAAAACGTGGTGCCTAGGTAGGCTAGGGACCGGTTGGAGTCAAGGTTGGGGCAAATCACAGCGGCGCCCCCAATCTCTTGTTGCCGTTGCTGTTGGGCATACCATGCCCCCCAAAGGGCTAACTGACCCCCCAAGGAATAGCCAACCAACCAGTAGGGAGGGGTATAGCCAAGGACTTGACACTGCTGGGCGATCGCCACAAAGTCCTGCCCTTCGTAGAGGCCATCACTGGTTAGCACTGGGGACAGTTCGGCGCTGCGGCCATGGGCGCGCCAATCAAAGAGCACCACATTAAAGCCGCGGGCGATCGCCCAATGGGCGAGGGTATGTAGGTACCATTGATTCTTGAGATCACCGGTAATGCCGTAGGTGGCAATAATGGTGCCGCGGGCTTGGTCAACCCGATACCCCTCACCGTACAGGGGCACCCCCTCAGCCCCGTGGAACACATGGCTGGTTTGCCCTTGCCAAGGGTAGAGACATCCCCAGCGTTGAACATAGGCGGTAAAAACGGTGTGGATCACGCCAGAGTGCAGGGGCAGTGGTGGCCAATAGGAGAGGGATTGCATAGAATTTAGTCATCCATCGTAGGCAAAATGGGCAAACTTGGGGGTTTTTCGTGATCATTGTGAGGCATGGGCGATGACACAGAGTGATAATCTGCAGCGGACAGACCCCTACATCATAGAAACCTGTCTGACAGAGGTCCAAGCCAATCGCTTGCTGGATGAGGTCTTTGCCACTGTGGAGGCCAACCCCAATGAGCCAGAATCCCTAGCAGCGGTTTTAGAGCCTCAGCCTTCCCTCGCCGTCCCTTTTGAACCAACAACTCCTCCTTCGGAACCTTCTCGCTGGCTGCACTGTCCAGAGCCACAGCAAACATTTTCTTGGGGCGATCGCTTTTTGATGGGGGTAGGCATTGCCGCCTTTGTCGTGGGGGTTGGCCTTTGGATCAGCCTGAATCGCCAACCGGTCGCAGTTGCCCCTGACGCTGCGGTGACCCCAAGCACTAGCCCTGCCGACATGGCCTTCGCTGAGTATCTCCAAACCTCCCTGCAACTCCTTAGCCAACAGGCGGCCACCTCCTCTCCTTCACCGCCGGCGATCGCCAGTAATTCTGCTGGTCTCAGCCCCTCCGCCTCTGCCCCAACGGTTGAGCGCATCTATATTCCGCTGTACCAAGCCCCCAGCCCGCCGGCAGTCACACTGCCCAATTTGCCCACAGTAACAGCTCCAACCCCAGCCCCAACAGCGTCGCCCCCGACGCCTGCTCCCCCCCAACATACGCTAGTTGGCATCTTAGAACTGGGCGATCGCTCGATGGCACTTTTTCAAAGTAATGGCCAAACGCTGCGCTTGAGTGTCGGTGATACCATTGGCAACGACGGCTGGCAATTGGTACAGATTCAAAATCAGCGGGTGGTGCTACGACGTCAAGGGGAAGTGCGCTCCCTCACCGTTGGCCAAAGTTTTTAGAGAAGGGGCACCCATGAGCTTTTTTCGAGACTTGAATGCATTCCTAGAGCAAAAACTCGAGGACTTTATCCGAGCCAATCCTCAGCTCGAACTCAATCTGTTGCTTTTG encodes:
- a CDS encoding inorganic phosphate transporter, with amino-acid sequence MAANWQGGGVIAIALLFDVTNGFHDAANAIATVVATRALSLRSALLLAAVANFGGAFLSTRVALTIEAGILNSTALGGHWFGVIGAALLGAMAWNLFTWYWGLPSSSSHALIGGLVGAGMSQVSPAIVYWQGIVQAVLIPMVVSPLVAIAVGLSFMTLVEQWLQWQDIPPEHWQRLQMLSGALMAVAHGANDAQKTMGVITLALVGWGKLSPEAGVPCWVIAACALAIAIGTYGGGERIIHTTGEKITSLDPVSGCLANLSAALTVGAASLVGFPVSTTQVVVGAITGAGYRHQGKVNWQVWGQIFMAWLLTFPGAALLAMAISFFLAQL
- a CDS encoding SRPBCC family protein, translating into MAWLEHTVQIEVAADVDRVWALWSDLEKMPLWMKWIESVVITAEDPTLSRWTLATGNWHFSWRSRICRQVKHQIIQWESVDGLPNRGAIRFYDRQGSTIVKLSVSYAIPGVLAQMMDRLFLGRVVESTLQADLERFREYAQRRQPTQVS
- the zds gene encoding 9,9'-di-cis-zeta-carotene desaturase, with product MRVVIVGAGLAGLAAAVDLVDAGHSVEIYESRPFVGGKVSSWQDAEGNHIEMGLHVFFYNYANLFELMTKVGAIANLLPKAHTHTFINRGAQVGELDFRFPLGAPFNGLKAFFTTSQLSVADKFFNAIALGTSPIVRGLVDYEGAMRQIRALDRMSFAEWFRRHGGSENSLKRLWNPISYALGFIDTEHMSARCMLTIFMMFAAKTTASRLNMLKGSPAEYLLKPLVNYIEARGAKIHLRRRVREILFRGQDPRTWYVEGLVIPLGEQLEIVTADAYLCACDVPGIQRLIPPAWRSHPTFDNIFKLEAVPVATVQLRFDGWVTELQDPSKQKQVAATGIDNLLYTADADFSCFADLALTSPADYYREGQGSLLQVVLTPGDPFIKASNAEIAQHVLRQVHELFPSSRHLNMTWYSVVKLAQSLYREAPGMDPYRPPQKTPVPNFYLAGSYTQQDYIDSMEGATMSGRQAAQAILAGGHPWLG
- the sir gene encoding sulfite reductase, ferredoxin dependent, giving the protein MVASPPSADAALKRSKIETLKEQSQHLREPVATELLEPTNRFSEEGVQILKFHGSYQQDNRDNRVKGQEKDYQFMLRTRSPAGYIPPQLYLTLDRLADEYGNHTLRATTRQGFQLHGILKKNLKAAIAAIVRNMGSTLGACGDLNRNVMAPPAPFRDRPEYTLAYEYAHRIADLLTPQTGAYYEIWLDGEKVISAEEHPEVKAARQRNSNGTIFPNNEEPIYGDHYMPRKFKCCVTVPGDNSVDLFSQDLTLVVITDPQGQLEGFNIYAGGGLGRTHNKEETFARMADEIGFVRAADVYEAVKAIVATQRDYGDRYNRRHARLKYLIHDWGVEKFKAKVEEYFGKPLEPFRPLPPWRYQDFLGWHPQGDGKFFYGLSIANGRILDRGNFKLKSALRKIVEDFHLPLRVTPHQNLLLCDVSPEQQAAIQHLLEQHGVRDVSTIDPLERYSMACPALPTCGLAITESERAMPGVLERIRRLMDRLGLKDEHFVIRMTGCPNGCARPYLAELGFVGIVPGAYQIWLGGSPDQTRLAEVYIERLPIAELETALEPLLVFYRDRRQRGESFGDFCHRVGFAALRQFAANYVPPATTKRYRVDVRADQYQQLKELAAAQGRSLAAVTREAIQHYLEQSRQNKQG
- a CDS encoding YheT family hydrolase, which produces MQSLSYWPPLPLHSGVIHTVFTAYVQRWGCLYPWQGQTSHVFHGAEGVPLYGEGYRVDQARGTIIATYGITGDLKNQWYLHTLAHWAIARGFNVVLFDWRAHGRSAELSPVLTSDGLYEGQDFVAIAQQCQVLGYTPPYWLVGYSLGGQLALWGAWYAQQQRQQEIGGAAVICPNLDSNRSLAYLGTTFWGRQFERAISRQLRHLACRLHRLHPQSFDLNTIAKIDTIAGFDAALVIDRLGFSSVAEYYAASSPLPLLPQLKIPLWILYAADDPLFDPCLVSELLTIAEGNPALTLLLTEQGGHVGFTSDRKCQRLWGDPDYCWGIHRLLDWLEQQLETAT